From a single Nicotiana tomentosiformis chromosome 2, ASM39032v3, whole genome shotgun sequence genomic region:
- the LOC138904587 gene encoding calcium-transporting ATPase 5, plasma membrane-type-like encodes MASISEDTGEETPLQVRLNGVATFIGIVGLAVALFVLIVLLCRFFTGNTKNPDGTTQFVHGKTSVSKSIDGVVHII; translated from the exons ATGGCGAGCATATCAGAGGATACCGGTGAAGAAACTCCGTTGCAG GTGCGCTTGAATGGGGTTGCCACCTTTATTGGCATCGTTGGCCTTGCTGTTGCACTCTTTGTGCTCATTGTTCTTTTGTGCAG GTTCTTCACTGGAAATACCAAAAATCCAGATGGGACTACGCAGTTTGTCCATGGAAAGACCAGTGTTAGTAAATCAATTGATGGAGTTGTACATATCATCTAG